In a genomic window of uncultured Sphaerochaeta sp.:
- a CDS encoding ERF family protein yields MSSNIYQAMAEVMKDVEAIGKDQQNKQQGFKFRGIDDVYNAVHPIFAKHGVFTVPTVLSERTEERQTRSGGNLIYRILTMKYTFFASDGSSVEAVVIGEGMDSGDKGANKGMAIAHKYALLQTLCIPTEDMVDPDSEVPESSTRKPDTGRPVQQNRPEPSRKPEGKPYDPATASLPQVASTTKAIMTDVNPIVRGVFTVKRGWNQIVDLCSGDKEFAKGLFAQFGADSSDKITYEIYLDVFKAIKSPGGEAGPESFEGDPLDDVPFGAIA; encoded by the coding sequence ATGAGTAGCAATATTTACCAAGCAATGGCTGAAGTCATGAAGGATGTTGAGGCAATCGGCAAGGACCAGCAGAACAAGCAACAGGGCTTCAAATTCCGTGGCATTGATGATGTCTACAATGCGGTCCATCCAATCTTTGCCAAGCATGGTGTGTTCACCGTTCCTACCGTTCTCAGTGAGAGGACGGAGGAAAGGCAGACTAGAAGCGGTGGAAACCTCATCTACCGCATCCTTACCATGAAGTACACTTTCTTTGCCTCCGATGGGTCCAGCGTTGAAGCTGTGGTCATTGGTGAGGGAATGGACAGCGGTGACAAGGGAGCCAACAAGGGTATGGCAATCGCTCACAAGTATGCCCTCCTCCAGACGCTCTGCATTCCTACCGAGGATATGGTTGATCCCGATTCAGAGGTGCCGGAATCGAGTACCAGGAAGCCTGATACAGGAAGGCCTGTGCAGCAGAACAGACCAGAGCCTTCAAGGAAGCCGGAAGGCAAGCCGTATGACCCTGCAACGGCATCCCTGCCTCAAGTGGCAAGCACGACCAAGGCAATCATGACTGATGTTAACCCTATCGTAAGAGGAGTATTCACGGTCAAGCGTGGCTGGAACCAGATTGTGGACCTCTGCTCTGGTGACAAGGAATTTGCAAAGGGCCTGTTCGCTCAGTTCGGTGCTGATTCATCCGACAAGATAACCTACGAGATTTACTTGGATGTGTTCAAGGCAATCAAGTCTCCCGGTGGTGAGGCTGGCCCGGAGTCGTTCGAGG